Proteins co-encoded in one Candidatus Thiodictyon syntrophicum genomic window:
- a CDS encoding TCAD7 domain-containing protein, producing the protein MLMPAVVLDTAMTAAAALTRFARYGFWIDPTQPQARAWIEASAAHLGLSFDAAAGRLRRESDGFGAALRRQWGMQILWYARPVAEVLARCHAAPPDEPLLRVLNLHEADSPPRIELPSEGNVPDRTGVVFLGDRPVGVSVLPARSEPLGSDGESALRAGAPESFEDYGYRDTYERNYADTDATVRVSRGPGSPISTPDTATPLPAATPPLVRAWPRIDAPDYAPARTPFTVLVGLGETAQAQVTGGEVVIPRPADARFVEVGVELIADGLEAPDGWSRTLRIEVADPTAASVSFRFVGLDPTGPEALHLTTLEVRYLVDGTVCGTAARALVIGAADALAPPARLPFGTAWLDRPPVATPIVLAPDPTPADLTIEIAKPDGNSATGMYQCRLFSPHPLPAGQGPFAIDLGQDARTFAQALVKDIRTFADDPLVDNVLFGAGRLIADRLPAAVFDALRAAAAASAPRPPAVLLVSADPYVPWELAGLEPPLDPTRPAYLGAQVVLGRWLRDPSDRAVGAMNGVAAARPPAQPPVTLGVRNMAVMAGLYRAASGLRQLPQAEEEAAAIAQSYDAVQLAASTQDVKRLLDAQLTHHFQQIGGVEAVHFAGHGDVDPAVPDGAMLMLSNGRPLPSLLFRSARYGGARQPLFFLNACMIGVGGELLGDTGGFPGHCLHGGFGALVGALWEIDDTVARQFAIAFWERALPTDGTAAVPVGEVLRDLRSHYDPNAGAVPAHTWLAYVYYGHPRLTLQRIP; encoded by the coding sequence ATGCTCATGCCTGCCGTCGTGCTCGATACCGCCATGACCGCCGCGGCGGCCCTGACGCGATTTGCTCGCTACGGGTTCTGGATCGATCCGACCCAGCCGCAGGCGCGAGCCTGGATCGAGGCCAGTGCCGCGCACCTTGGCCTCTCGTTCGATGCCGCGGCCGGGCGCCTGCGCCGCGAGTCGGACGGATTCGGCGCCGCCCTGCGGCGGCAGTGGGGCATGCAGATCCTCTGGTACGCGCGGCCGGTGGCAGAGGTGTTGGCCCGCTGCCATGCCGCACCCCCGGATGAGCCGCTGCTGCGCGTGCTGAACCTGCACGAGGCCGATAGCCCGCCGCGGATCGAGTTGCCATCCGAGGGGAACGTACCCGATCGCACAGGAGTTGTTTTTCTCGGCGACCGGCCGGTAGGTGTGAGCGTCTTACCCGCCAGGTCCGAACCGCTGGGTAGTGACGGCGAGTCCGCGCTCAGAGCCGGCGCACCTGAGTCCTTTGAAGACTACGGCTACCGTGACACTTACGAGCGCAACTACGCCGACACCGATGCTACTGTGCGAGTGTCACGCGGCCCGGGCAGTCCGATCAGCACGCCGGATACGGCCACACCGTTGCCCGCAGCCACGCCGCCGCTGGTGCGCGCCTGGCCCCGCATCGATGCGCCCGACTACGCCCCCGCCCGCACCCCGTTTACGGTGCTCGTCGGCCTGGGTGAGACGGCGCAGGCGCAGGTGACCGGCGGTGAGGTGGTGATCCCCAGGCCGGCGGACGCGCGGTTCGTGGAGGTCGGCGTCGAGCTGATCGCCGATGGCCTCGAGGCCCCCGACGGCTGGTCGCGGACGCTGCGCATCGAGGTCGCGGACCCGACGGCGGCCTCGGTTTCATTCAGGTTCGTGGGGCTTGACCCGACGGGCCCCGAGGCGCTGCATCTCACCACCCTGGAGGTCCGCTACCTGGTGGACGGCACGGTCTGCGGGACGGCCGCGCGCGCCCTGGTGATCGGCGCGGCGGACGCCTTGGCGCCGCCGGCGCGGCTGCCGTTCGGTACGGCGTGGCTCGACCGGCCGCCGGTCGCGACCCCCATCGTGCTGGCGCCTGATCCCACCCCGGCCGATCTCACGATCGAGATCGCCAAGCCCGATGGCAATTCGGCTACCGGCATGTACCAGTGCCGGCTGTTCTCGCCACATCCGCTGCCCGCCGGCCAGGGTCCGTTCGCCATCGACCTGGGGCAGGACGCGCGGACCTTCGCGCAGGCGCTGGTCAAGGACATCCGTACCTTCGCCGATGACCCGCTCGTGGACAATGTGCTGTTCGGGGCGGGCCGCTTGATTGCGGATCGGCTGCCCGCCGCCGTCTTCGACGCGCTCCGTGCCGCGGCCGCGGCCAGCGCGCCGCGCCCACCCGCGGTGCTGCTCGTCTCGGCCGATCCCTATGTCCCGTGGGAACTGGCGGGTCTTGAGCCGCCGCTCGACCCCACCCGGCCGGCCTATCTCGGGGCTCAGGTCGTACTCGGCCGCTGGCTGCGGGACCCGAGTGACAGGGCGGTCGGCGCGATGAACGGCGTCGCCGCGGCGCGCCCCCCGGCCCAGCCTCCCGTCACGCTCGGCGTCCGCAATATGGCCGTGATGGCCGGCCTGTACCGCGCCGCGTCGGGGCTGCGCCAACTCCCGCAGGCCGAGGAGGAGGCGGCCGCCATCGCCCAATCCTACGATGCCGTGCAACTGGCGGCGAGCACGCAGGACGTGAAGCGGCTGCTCGATGCGCAACTCACCCACCACTTCCAACAGATCGGCGGCGTGGAGGCGGTCCACTTCGCCGGCCACGGCGATGTCGATCCGGCCGTACCCGACGGCGCCATGCTGATGCTCAGCAACGGCAGGCCACTGCCGTCGCTGCTCTTTCGCAGCGCGCGGTACGGCGGTGCACGTCAACCACTCTTCTTCCTGAATGCCTGCATGATCGGTGTCGGCGGGGAACTGCTCGGGGACACCGGCGGCTTTCCGGGCCATTGTCTGCACGGCGGCTTCGGTGCCCTCGTCGGGGCGCTCTGGGAGATTGACGACACCGTCGCCCGGCAGTTCGCCATCGCCTTCTGGGAGCGTGCCCTGCCCACGGACGGCACGGCGGCCGTGCCGGTCGGCGAGGTGCTGCGAGACCTGCGATCACATTATGATCCGAACGCGGGGGCGGTCCCGGCCCACACCTGGCTTGCCTATGTGTATTACGGGCACCCGCGCCTCACCCTGCAACGCATTCCCTGA
- a CDS encoding encapsulin-associated ferritin-like protein, whose translation MANEGYHEPVEELSEETKDMHRAIQSLMEELEAVDWYNQRVDACKDPDLKDILAHNRDEEKEHAAMLLEWVRRQDAVFDKELKDYLFTDKPITHHS comes from the coding sequence ATGGCGAACGAGGGGTATCACGAGCCGGTCGAGGAACTGTCCGAGGAGACCAAGGACATGCATAGGGCCATCCAGTCTTTGATGGAGGAACTGGAGGCCGTGGACTGGTACAACCAGCGGGTCGACGCCTGCAAGGACCCGGATCTGAAGGATATCCTGGCCCACAACCGGGATGAGGAGAAGGAACACGCCGCCATGCTGCTGGAGTGGGTGCGCCGCCAGGACGCGGTCTTTGACAAGGAACTCAAGGACTATCTGTTTACGGATAAGCCGATCACGCATCATTCCTGA
- the rraA gene encoding ribonuclease E activity regulator RraA has product MSFKTADLYDQFETRVRVCDPLFRDFGGHRAFCGAAVTVKCFEDNTQIKSALAEPGAARVLVADAGGSLRCAMLGDLIAASAVAQGWAGVILYGCVRDTDELAGMALGVKALAANPRKSQRRGEGQRDLPVTFAGVCFAPGDWVYADGDGILVAAARLHPAD; this is encoded by the coding sequence ATGAGCTTCAAGACCGCCGACCTTTACGACCAGTTCGAGACCCGGGTACGGGTCTGTGACCCCCTGTTTCGCGACTTCGGCGGACACCGCGCCTTTTGCGGCGCGGCGGTCACCGTCAAGTGCTTCGAGGACAACACCCAGATCAAGTCGGCCCTGGCGGAGCCGGGCGCCGCCCGGGTGCTGGTGGCGGACGCGGGTGGGTCGCTGCGCTGTGCCATGCTGGGCGACCTGATCGCGGCGTCCGCGGTCGCTCAAGGCTGGGCCGGGGTGATCCTCTACGGCTGCGTGCGCGACACCGACGAACTCGCCGGCATGGCCCTGGGCGTCAAGGCGCTCGCCGCCAATCCGCGCAAGAGCCAGCGCCGCGGGGAGGGCCAGCGGGACCTGCCGGTCACCTTCGCCGGGGTCTGCTTCGCCCCCGGTGACTGGGTCTACGCGGACGGTGACGGCATCCTGGTCGCCGCCGCGCGACTGCACCCGGCGGACTGA
- a CDS encoding esterase/lipase family protein encodes MAQLNGSIQVVDLGGGYGIRAPGVHGTAELKYPRGMAERSRSRLSEDGTTALDTALAATGLTEVRQVDLRVQRPPAVAAAATLRSSDGCQDVLELAVPDLGPDIGQLVLAADEFGVLTWHLPLDAQGLTEPSTTRGSGGVKRFRIPATVLGAAPAAPSANRGLLGTLGHKLLKVLVYPITDPIVGALGEFFTERWETRNRPYGLRDFAPTNFRAASAAPLGVADWARLAQGRALLFIHGTFSTAHAAFAGLPDPVFAELYRRYGGRVFAFNHFTLSHDPRRNVAWLLDQLPDRPLAVDIVCHSRGGLVARTLADPAAMGLGTPNLSVGKIVFVGVPNAGTPLADPDHLVTMLDRLTTALNLFPTGPVEETLEAIITAVKVIGHGTLQGLEGLASMQPGGDFLARLNGGAPSGTGYHAIGADFAPVGDGWKALISGTVADAVLDRVFEQVPNDLVVPEPGVFAVSGCPAFPIPDARRLPVPASAGVIHTTLFGYPPTGERLLDWLTAT; translated from the coding sequence ATGGCACAATTGAACGGATCGATACAGGTGGTGGATCTCGGCGGCGGCTACGGCATTCGCGCACCCGGCGTGCATGGAACGGCCGAGCTCAAGTATCCCCGCGGCATGGCCGAGCGCTCGCGCTCGCGCCTGAGCGAAGACGGCACCACCGCGCTCGACACTGCGCTGGCCGCCACCGGCCTGACCGAGGTGCGGCAGGTGGACCTGCGGGTGCAGCGGCCCCCGGCCGTGGCCGCCGCGGCCACGCTGCGCAGCAGCGATGGCTGCCAGGACGTGCTGGAACTCGCCGTCCCCGACCTGGGTCCCGACATCGGCCAACTGGTCCTCGCCGCCGACGAGTTCGGCGTACTCACCTGGCACCTGCCGCTGGACGCGCAGGGTCTGACCGAGCCGAGCACCACGCGCGGCAGCGGCGGGGTGAAGCGCTTTCGCATCCCGGCAACAGTGCTCGGGGCGGCGCCCGCCGCGCCGTCAGCCAATCGCGGGCTGCTGGGCACGCTCGGACACAAATTGCTCAAAGTGCTGGTCTATCCGATCACTGACCCGATCGTCGGGGCCCTGGGCGAGTTCTTCACTGAACGCTGGGAGACCCGCAACCGACCCTATGGCCTGCGCGACTTTGCACCGACGAACTTCCGCGCGGCCAGTGCCGCGCCGCTCGGCGTCGCGGACTGGGCACGCCTCGCGCAGGGGCGCGCCCTGCTGTTCATCCACGGTACCTTCAGCACGGCGCACGCGGCCTTCGCCGGGCTCCCCGACCCGGTATTCGCCGAACTCTACCGGCGCTACGGTGGACGGGTGTTCGCGTTCAACCACTTCACGCTCTCGCATGACCCGCGGCGCAATGTCGCCTGGCTGCTCGATCAGCTCCCGGACCGGCCGCTCGCCGTCGATATCGTCTGTCATAGCCGGGGCGGATTGGTGGCGCGCACCCTGGCCGACCCGGCCGCCATGGGGCTGGGGACACCGAACCTGAGTGTGGGGAAGATCGTCTTCGTCGGCGTGCCCAACGCCGGGACGCCGCTCGCCGATCCGGACCACCTGGTGACCATGCTCGATCGCCTGACCACCGCCCTGAACCTCTTCCCGACCGGACCGGTGGAAGAGACGCTCGAGGCGATCATCACGGCGGTCAAGGTCATCGGCCATGGCACGCTCCAGGGCCTCGAGGGGCTCGCGTCCATGCAGCCGGGCGGCGACTTCCTCGCGCGGCTGAATGGCGGCGCCCCGTCGGGTACGGGATACCATGCGATCGGCGCCGATTTCGCGCCGGTGGGCGACGGGTGGAAGGCGCTCATCAGCGGCACCGTGGCCGACGCGGTGCTCGACCGGGTCTTCGAGCAGGTGCCTAACGACCTCGTGGTGCCCGAGCCCGGGGTGTTCGCCGTGTCGGGGTGCCCGGCCTTCCCGATTCCGGACGCACGGCGGCTGCCCGTGCCCGCGAGCGCGGGCGTCATCCATACGACACTCTTCGGCTACCCCCCGACCGGCGAACGACTGCTGGACTGGCTGACCGCGACCTGA
- the aceK gene encoding bifunctional isocitrate dehydrogenase kinase/phosphatase, producing MAWTEAKQIAQTILDGFDIHYRLFREITGGARARFEAADWHAVQAAARERIDYYDQRVQETLRILRRDFKLNDRDERLWRRVKVEYLRMLPQHRQPELAESFYNSVFCRLFDRRYYNSANIFVWPLFSTEHLEAENPIYRPYYPARDGFVRVFSRILNRLDFSLPFRDRRRDIRNLMQAVQDRFPPNRALAQNFQLAVLSEPFYRNKGAYIIGKVINGADQTPFAVPILNDEQGGLYIDALLAGEDEISDVFSFSRAYFMVDTEVPAAVVDFLRPLMRRKTKAELYTAIGLQKFGKTEFYRDLLKHLRYSADELQVAPGIRGMVMCVFTLPSFPFVFKVIKDRFPPPKEMTAAKVKEKYLLVKMHDRVGRMADSWEYSHVAFPLARIAPELREQLETECAESLELDGDQLVITHLYIERRMTPLNLYLHTADEDEILHAVREYGDAIKHLAAANIFPGDFLYKNFGVTRQGRVVFYDYDEICYLTECNFREIPEPPYPEMEMSAEPWYSPGPADVFPEEFATFLLTDPRIRKIFLTLHRDLLDPTWWRARQAVIRSGRLDDIFPYPAERRFKRLKKARPVTG from the coding sequence ATGGCCTGGACCGAGGCGAAGCAGATTGCGCAGACCATCCTGGATGGTTTCGATATCCATTACCGACTCTTTCGGGAGATCACCGGCGGCGCGCGCGCGCGTTTCGAGGCCGCGGATTGGCACGCTGTCCAGGCCGCGGCCCGCGAGCGCATCGACTACTATGACCAGCGCGTGCAGGAAACCCTGCGCATCCTGCGCCGGGACTTCAAGCTCAATGACCGTGATGAGCGCCTGTGGCGTCGGGTCAAGGTGGAATACCTGCGGATGCTGCCCCAGCACCGCCAGCCCGAGTTGGCGGAGTCCTTCTACAACTCGGTGTTCTGCCGGCTGTTCGATCGCCGCTATTACAACAGCGCCAATATCTTCGTCTGGCCGCTGTTCTCCACCGAACACCTGGAGGCGGAGAACCCCATCTACCGCCCCTATTACCCGGCACGCGACGGCTTCGTGCGGGTCTTCTCCCGCATCCTGAACCGGCTCGATTTCAGTCTCCCCTTCCGCGACCGGCGCCGGGACATCCGCAATCTAATGCAGGCGGTCCAGGACCGCTTCCCGCCCAATCGCGCCCTGGCGCAGAACTTCCAGCTCGCGGTGCTGTCCGAGCCCTTCTATCGCAACAAGGGCGCCTATATCATCGGCAAGGTCATCAATGGTGCGGATCAGACCCCCTTCGCCGTCCCCATCCTCAATGACGAGCAGGGTGGGCTCTACATCGACGCCCTGCTGGCCGGCGAGGACGAGATCTCCGATGTCTTCAGCTTCTCCCGCGCCTATTTCATGGTCGACACCGAGGTCCCGGCCGCGGTGGTGGACTTCCTGCGGCCCCTGATGCGGCGCAAGACCAAGGCCGAGCTCTATACCGCCATCGGCCTCCAGAAGTTCGGCAAGACCGAGTTCTATCGCGACTTACTGAAGCACCTGCGCTATTCCGCGGACGAGCTGCAGGTGGCGCCTGGCATCCGCGGCATGGTCATGTGCGTCTTCACCCTGCCGTCCTTCCCGTTCGTTTTCAAGGTCATCAAGGACCGGTTTCCGCCGCCCAAGGAGATGACCGCGGCGAAGGTCAAGGAGAAATACCTGCTGGTCAAGATGCACGACCGGGTGGGGCGCATGGCCGACTCCTGGGAGTATTCCCATGTCGCCTTTCCGCTGGCCCGCATCGCGCCGGAGTTGCGCGAACAACTGGAGACCGAATGCGCCGAGAGCCTGGAGCTGGACGGCGATCAGCTCGTCATCACGCACCTCTACATTGAGCGGCGTATGACCCCACTCAATCTCTATCTGCATACCGCGGACGAGGACGAGATCCTCCACGCCGTGCGCGAATACGGCGACGCCATCAAGCACCTGGCCGCCGCCAACATCTTTCCCGGCGATTTTCTCTATAAGAACTTCGGCGTCACCCGCCAGGGCCGGGTCGTCTTCTACGACTACGACGAGATCTGCTACCTCACCGAGTGCAACTTCCGCGAGATCCCGGAACCGCCCTATCCCGAGATGGAGATGTCCGCCGAGCCCTGGTACAGCCCGGGGCCGGCGGACGTCTTCCCCGAGGAGTTCGCCACCTTCCTGCTAACCGACCCGCGGATCCGCAAGATCTTCCTGACCCTGCACCGCGACCTGCTCGACCCCACCTGGTGGCGCGCCCGGCAAGCCGTGATCCGCTCGGGGCGCCTGGATGACATCTTCCCCTACCCGGCGGAGCGGCGCTTCAAGCGGCTCAAGAAGGCGCGGCCAGTCACCGGATGA
- a CDS encoding CHAT domain-containing protein produces MMGPTPDWTRLREAVRAGETGQPLLSACRALREWIDLPAPECARRVAAAVDDEAAARALLQAKAVVSTRLWRETFGVAVEPSPAALTQLAERSQGGTATPAEQRYIRRFAALQTIVGEVVQAFPAAVEPPAPPDARREELDAMLPALQRAMRDCAGPGASPEQVAALETAIAQWRHGGDAWAPPLPLDHAWWLGMALYWLGSALLGDGDVERARTAFSEGATHFERAGAADHAQDMHQRVTGIDNGVRADCDAVTAPSLRALLGPQEPLERCASLAALASAAHDAGDHFEFVRLAELLAELLAAAGYADPQPQVETAVLGWVDTAADTLQGNALLARLGDVGTHWCLVMGARATAPLGDGKHLDAAAGARAEASLAAIATLLGQVFEVADAVRSEVAAELATWFGSTTAGIVGARPGEAVPDGTHQVLAANQTERVAALNAALYALRLACNEGPAEAHLTKARRLITEAEALGWRAPLVQAQLELGYVLLALKRYNQVPDLTAAALRTLAPTRAASLDAFSVSYERELYLTAVQFEVRARAGLRDHEAVLATCRRVIAQIEEQRTRVSAQYQQAAFLATRAEFYEYCAAAALKLGRHDLLVATTEHLKASGAWRLPRVALERLPAAAAAQVTGLDQEYAEVNRALALAPPGGPVTTQLLERRRRVAAARGIARQRAQPLDAPTLTVAAVQGALAADEAALSWFWLRDEVLIGLAFTRERFETAVIEPASGDRQHLATWLLCMRAFSGPKPATAEIIPALDQLVDALAPVLLPDALRRVIDGKARLILSPHRTLHLFPFHAARWDLAGGATAASAAGDDRPWLIQRFAVRYAPNLTSLLHDWSGRREGPVLAVGIGNFGDSGLPAIKNAPLEAAEVAAVHGAAGSAAIDCSRAAFLALPLPGVRCLHLATHGSSVLTGEALDDPLDCGIALADGVLDGWQLGTLDLPAELVVLAACYSGQRAISGRGLSRLPGDDLFGLQAVLFEAGVGTLLGALWPVDDRSARAILVDFHRAYAAGAAPDLALQSALVAHLADPLRRQTRYDWAPFFLTSLRNPRYGRTPGQVAVSQSSSRSPVGG; encoded by the coding sequence ATGATGGGACCAACCCCGGACTGGACGAGACTCCGTGAGGCGGTGCGTGCCGGTGAGACCGGCCAACCGTTGCTGAGCGCGTGTCGAGCGTTGCGCGAGTGGATCGATCTGCCCGCGCCCGAGTGCGCGCGGCGGGTCGCCGCGGCGGTCGACGACGAGGCCGCCGCGCGCGCACTGCTGCAAGCCAAGGCCGTCGTGTCGACGCGGCTCTGGCGCGAGACCTTTGGGGTTGCGGTGGAGCCCTCACCGGCGGCGCTCACACAACTCGCCGAGCGCTCGCAGGGCGGTACCGCCACCCCCGCCGAACAGCGCTACATCCGGCGCTTCGCCGCGCTCCAGACCATCGTGGGGGAGGTCGTGCAGGCGTTCCCCGCGGCGGTCGAACCGCCCGCGCCCCCCGACGCGCGGCGCGAGGAGCTCGACGCGATGCTCCCCGCGCTCCAGCGCGCCATGCGCGACTGCGCCGGGCCCGGCGCAAGCCCGGAGCAGGTGGCGGCCCTGGAGACGGCCATCGCGCAATGGCGGCACGGGGGGGACGCCTGGGCGCCGCCGCTGCCGCTGGATCACGCCTGGTGGCTGGGCATGGCACTCTACTGGCTGGGCTCGGCCTTGCTCGGTGACGGCGATGTCGAGCGCGCGCGCACGGCGTTCAGTGAGGGCGCGACCCATTTCGAACGGGCCGGCGCCGCCGACCACGCGCAGGACATGCACCAGCGGGTCACCGGCATCGACAACGGCGTGCGGGCCGATTGCGACGCGGTCACGGCGCCGTCGCTGCGCGCCTTGCTGGGGCCGCAGGAACCGCTCGAACGCTGCGCGTCCTTGGCCGCCCTGGCGAGTGCCGCGCACGACGCGGGCGATCACTTCGAGTTTGTGCGGCTCGCCGAACTGCTCGCCGAACTGCTCGCCGCCGCCGGCTATGCCGATCCGCAGCCGCAGGTCGAGACGGCCGTGCTCGGCTGGGTCGATACCGCCGCCGACACCCTGCAGGGCAATGCGCTCCTCGCACGCTTAGGCGATGTGGGCACGCACTGGTGCCTCGTAATGGGCGCGCGCGCGACCGCGCCGCTCGGTGACGGCAAGCATCTGGACGCGGCCGCCGGCGCGCGGGCCGAGGCGAGCCTCGCCGCCATCGCGACGTTGCTCGGTCAGGTCTTCGAGGTCGCCGACGCGGTCCGCAGCGAGGTTGCCGCCGAACTCGCGACCTGGTTCGGGTCCACCACCGCGGGCATCGTCGGCGCCCGCCCGGGGGAGGCCGTGCCGGATGGCACACACCAAGTCCTGGCGGCCAACCAAACGGAGCGCGTGGCAGCGCTCAACGCGGCACTCTACGCGCTGCGTCTGGCGTGCAACGAAGGTCCCGCCGAGGCACACCTGACCAAGGCACGACGGTTGATCACAGAGGCCGAGGCACTCGGGTGGCGGGCCCCCCTCGTGCAGGCGCAGCTCGAGCTGGGATACGTACTCCTCGCCCTGAAGCGCTACAACCAGGTCCCCGACTTGACGGCCGCCGCCCTGCGCACCCTGGCACCGACGCGCGCGGCCTCGCTCGACGCCTTCAGCGTCTCCTATGAGCGCGAGTTGTACCTGACGGCCGTCCAGTTCGAGGTGCGAGCGCGGGCCGGGTTGCGCGATCACGAGGCCGTGCTCGCCACCTGCCGCCGGGTCATCGCGCAGATCGAGGAACAGCGCACGCGGGTGAGCGCGCAGTATCAGCAAGCGGCCTTCCTCGCGACGCGCGCCGAGTTCTATGAGTACTGCGCGGCCGCCGCGCTGAAGCTCGGCCGCCACGACCTGCTGGTGGCGACCACGGAGCACCTCAAGGCAAGCGGCGCCTGGCGGCTCCCACGGGTCGCGCTGGAGCGCCTCCCGGCCGCGGCGGCCGCGCAAGTGACCGGGCTGGACCAGGAGTATGCAGAGGTCAACCGCGCACTCGCGCTCGCGCCGCCGGGCGGGCCGGTGACCACGCAACTGCTGGAGCGCCGTCGCCGGGTCGCGGCCGCCCGCGGCATCGCCAGGCAACGCGCACAGCCACTCGACGCGCCCACGCTCACCGTCGCCGCGGTACAGGGTGCACTCGCGGCCGACGAAGCGGCGCTCTCCTGGTTCTGGCTGCGCGATGAGGTGCTGATCGGGCTCGCGTTCACCCGCGAGCGCTTTGAAACGGCCGTCATCGAGCCGGCGAGCGGGGATCGGCAACACCTCGCTACCTGGCTGCTCTGTATGCGCGCCTTCAGCGGCCCCAAGCCGGCGACCGCCGAGATCATCCCCGCGCTCGACCAACTCGTGGACGCGCTGGCGCCGGTCCTGCTGCCCGACGCCTTGCGGCGTGTCATCGACGGGAAGGCACGACTCATCCTGAGTCCGCACCGCACACTGCATCTGTTCCCGTTCCATGCCGCGCGTTGGGACCTGGCAGGGGGGGCCACCGCGGCGTCGGCGGCGGGGGACGACCGACCCTGGCTGATCCAGCGCTTCGCCGTTCGTTATGCCCCGAACCTCACGAGCCTGCTCCACGACTGGTCCGGTCGCCGTGAGGGTCCGGTGCTCGCCGTCGGCATCGGCAACTTTGGGGACTCGGGCCTGCCGGCCATCAAGAACGCGCCGCTGGAGGCGGCCGAGGTCGCGGCGGTACATGGGGCCGCCGGCAGCGCGGCCATCGACTGCTCGCGCGCGGCCTTCCTGGCGTTGCCGCTCCCCGGGGTTCGGTGTCTGCACCTGGCCACGCACGGCAGCAGCGTACTGACGGGCGAGGCGCTCGATGATCCGCTCGACTGCGGCATCGCCCTCGCCGACGGGGTCCTCGACGGTTGGCAGCTCGGGACCCTCGACCTGCCGGCCGAGTTGGTCGTCCTGGCAGCCTGTTATTCCGGGCAGCGCGCCATCAGCGGACGCGGGCTGTCGCGCCTGCCGGGGGACGACCTCTTCGGTCTACAGGCCGTGCTGTTCGAGGCCGGGGTCGGCACCCTGCTGGGCGCGCTCTGGCCGGTCGACGACCGCAGCGCCCGCGCCATCCTCGTGGACTTCCACCGCGCCTATGCGGCCGGCGCGGCGCCGGACCTGGCGCTGCAGTCGGCCCTGGTCGCACACCTGGCGGACCCGCTGCGCCGGCAGACCCGCTACGACTGGGCGCCGTTCTTTCTCACCTCACTGCGCAACCCGCGGTACGGCAGGACCCCGGGTCAGGTCGCGGTCAGCCAGTCCAGCAGTCGTTCGCCGGTCGGGGGGTAG
- a CDS encoding RNA-binding domain-containing protein, whose protein sequence is MTPEALLQLIRQGENSGVEFKRDDLRPEQLAREVVAFANFQGGRVLIGVEDEGTLSGIQRPDLEHWVMDTVFGRTVHPQLLPYYEVVFLDGGMQVAVVTVLPGTAKPYVVRHHQREDIEDIYVRVGSTSRLATREQQAALFAAGGLLHAELLPVSGSALADLDRARLTDYLGRVLTDEIPQDEAAWLERLCGLGFMAERTDEVPVCTIAGLVLFAHRPRRLLRQAGVRWMAFRGNDMDYQSLDDAVLDGPLVGLWATAGTGQVYRAQPGLIESFSERAQPFLSHESAELVEGLRRERRWHYPPDAVRESLLNALAHRDWTRPAEVEVVSYCNRLTVTSPGGLQNGMTITKMLAGQRSARNPILVGVLRDYGYVDARGMGVRRKIVPLIREYTGSEAVFEASDDFLRTTLPARPPQWPNP, encoded by the coding sequence ATGACCCCAGAAGCATTGCTGCAGTTGATACGCCAGGGCGAGAATTCCGGCGTTGAATTCAAACGCGATGACCTGCGACCGGAACAATTGGCCCGGGAAGTCGTCGCCTTTGCCAATTTCCAGGGTGGCCGGGTGCTGATCGGTGTCGAGGACGAAGGCACCTTGAGCGGTATTCAACGCCCGGACTTGGAGCATTGGGTGATGGATACGGTCTTCGGTCGCACCGTTCATCCGCAACTGCTGCCGTATTACGAGGTCGTTTTCCTGGATGGCGGCATGCAAGTGGCGGTGGTGACGGTCTTGCCCGGCACGGCCAAGCCTTATGTCGTCCGGCACCATCAGCGCGAGGACATTGAGGACATCTATGTTCGTGTCGGCAGCACCTCGCGGCTGGCGACCAGGGAGCAGCAGGCGGCCCTGTTTGCCGCGGGCGGCCTGCTTCATGCCGAATTGCTGCCGGTGTCGGGCAGCGCCCTGGCGGATTTGGATCGCGCCCGCTTGACCGATTATCTCGGCCGGGTACTGACGGACGAGATACCCCAAGACGAAGCGGCCTGGCTGGAGCGCCTGTGCGGTCTGGGCTTCATGGCCGAGCGCACCGATGAGGTGCCGGTCTGCACCATCGCCGGCCTGGTCCTGTTTGCGCATCGCCCGCGCCGCCTGTTGAGGCAGGCCGGAGTGCGCTGGATGGCCTTCCGGGGGAACGACATGGATTACCAGTCGCTTGATGATGCGGTGCTCGATGGGCCGCTGGTCGGTCTGTGGGCCACCGCGGGGACCGGACAGGTCTATCGGGCGCAGCCTGGATTGATTGAATCGTTCAGCGAGCGGGCCCAGCCGTTTCTGTCGCACGAGTCGGCGGAGCTGGTGGAAGGTCTGCGCCGTGAACGGCGCTGGCATTATCCGCCCGACGCGGTGCGCGAATCACTGCTCAATGCCTTGGCCCACCGTGATTGGACGCGCCCCGCCGAGGTCGAAGTGGTGAGCTACTGCAACCGACTGACGGTGACCAGCCCCGGCGGACTGCAAAACGGGATGACCATCACCAAGATGCTCGCGGGCCAGCGCTCCGCCCGCAACCCGATCCTGGTGGGGGTACTGCGCGACTACGGCTATGTGGACGCCCGCGGCATGGGGGTGCGGCGCAAGATAGTGCCGCTGATCCGTGAATACACGGGGAGCGAGGCGGTCTTCGAGGCGAGCGATGATTTCCTGCGGACTACCTTGCCGGCCAGGCCGCCTCAGTGGCCGAATCCATGA